AGGCGCCTCCCAGCTGACGCGTGAAGTTAATGGTGCTGGAGCCAGCCCCCAACTCTTCCTGCGCCAAAGGATTCAGTGCCCCGGTGGATAGAGCAGGCAGCATGAATCCGATGCCGATGCGCCCGAGAATGGTCCAGAGCGCAAGCCACCCGAATGCAAGAGACAGATCGGACAGGGCAAACAGAACCGCCGAACAGGCAAACAGGGCAATGCCAAAAATCACCAGTTTCCGGGCACTCTGCTTGTCCGCCAATCGTCCCGCAAGGGGAAAGGTCATCCCCAGCACAATCCCGGCGGGCAACATCAGCAAACCGGCTTCGGTGGCACTAAAATCCAGGGCAGTCTGGACAAACAGGGGCACCAGATAGGTTGAACCAAACAGCGCCAGCCCGAGCGCCATGGCACCGATGTTGGCAAACAAAAAGGTCGGCTTGCGAAGCAGGGTGATATTAATCAGCGGGTGGCGGGTACGCCGCTCGCGCATAACAAACAGCAACAGGAACAGAGCAGCGAGACCGCCCCCGATGGCCACACGAAGCTGTTGGCCGGACAGATCCTGCAAACGGTTTAAGGTATCAAGCGAGAGACCAATCGTGGCGCCGAGCAAAAGCAGGCCGGCCAGGTCAAATCGATAGGGTTTGGGGCGGGAGGGCGGCAGCGGCAGAAAACGCCAGGCCATGAAAACACCGATTATGGTCACCGGTGCCGGCGCAAACATGACGTAGCGCCAGTTTAACTGGTCAACCAGAAAGCCTCCAAGTACCGGCCCCAGCGCGGGAGCCAGGATCACTCCCATGCCATAAATGCCCATGGCCTGACCACGCTTGTCACGGGGAAAGATCCTGAACACCAGGTACATGCCCATCGGCTGCATCAAACCCGCCATGGCGCCCTGGCCGACGCGGGCCGCAATCAGCTGTTCAGGAGAAACGGCGAAACCACCCGCGATGGAGATAACAGTAAACATGAACATCGCACCGGCGAGGGTCTTGCGAACACCGAAATGGTCAAGCAGCCAGGTCGACGCCAGCATGGTGGTGGTCATGGCCGCTATAAAACCGGTTGCAAGCCAGTGAACCTGCCCCTGACGAATGCCAAATTCCAGCATGATGTCGTGGAGCGCGACATTCACGACAGTGGCGCTCAGCACCGTGGCCATGGTACCAAGCATCACTGTAGTCACAGCCAGCCAACGCCAGCGATCACCATAGCGGGCCTTAAGCCCCTCAACAGTATTGTCAGTCAGAGTGACCACTCCCGTGCTCGCTTACGTGCCACCAGTTATTGCTCAGGCAGGACAAACCAGCTGACTCCCTTTACCGCTGTTTTTCAGCGTTTTCCATGATGCGCTGGAACACCTTCACGGTGCATTCGATTTCCTCGTCGCTGATGCCTTCCAGCATTTCTTCCCGCAACTTCTCAGCCCGGTCGGAAAGAACATCCATGAACTTGCGGCCCGCATCCGTCAGGTGCAGTCGGCGGGCACGACGGTCATTGGGGCAGGGTCGGCGCTCGATTAGCCCCTGCTGCTCCAGGCTGTCCAGCAAACGAACCAGTGTCGGGTTCTCGATCGCCATCAGGCTGGCCAGCTCTCTCTGTGTGAGGCCTTCACCGCCCTTTTCCAGATAAACCATAGTGCTCCATCTGGCCTGTGTTACGCCCAGATCCTTCAGGCGCTCATCCAGCATTTTCCTCCAGCGGCGGGTAACCCGGGCTACAGCAAAGGGAAACTGATCTCTCATGTACCAACACTCCGTTTTAAAGGGGCCAGGGTGACGCCGACTCTCAGTTCCGGCGATCGGCCAATGCTTACATTATCGGAAAGTCACCAATAGTATGCTAACCATTTAAATAAATACAGATATGCATACAAAATCAAAATCCGGGAAAACCGAGAGTGCCCTCAGCTGTGCTGGCGCAGCTCCTCGGTCTCAATTCCGCCATCGTCCGGCGCAGCGTGGAAATCCTCATTACGCGGATCCATCTCTGTCAGGACAACAGACGTCTCTGGCATGGCGGCAACAAAGTGCTCCTGGTCGGCTACCGCAATATCTTCGGTATGGCTGATGCGATAACTGGTGATAACGGCAAGAACCAGCAGGAATCCGGCATTACCGAAGAACAGTCCCGAAGGACCCAGAAGATTGATCAGCTCCGCCATCGCGACCGGGCCGATGACACTACCCACGCCGTAACTGAGCAGCAGGGTGGCGCTGGCCGCTACAATCCGGTTGCTTTCCATACGGTCATTAGTGATGGCAACTGCAACGGGGTACAGGGTCGCGGACAAACCGGTGAAAAGCCCGACAAACAGAGTCAGCAACCAGATATTGCCAGCACCCAGAACGGCCACGGCGGTCGCCGAAGCCGCGGCCAGCACAGCCACCCAGAACATAACCCGCCGGCGGTCAAAATGGTCACACAACCGGCCCAGCGGCCATGCCAGCAGCATCGCAGCCACGATCGCGCTGGCCATAAATGTGGAAATCTTGGCCACTTCCAAGCCGACCAGCGTGGCATATACCGGGCCCAGCGCATAAAACCCACCAATCATGACACCGCAGGTCAGAGCACCAGCAATACCGGAAAAAGACTCTCGGGCAAGAGTGAAAAAGGAAATCCGCTGAACCTGTTCAATGGCCGGGGCCTCCATCCTGGTCATCGACAGCGGTACCAGCGCCAGAGTCAGAAGGATTGCGGCAATGGAAAAGGGCATGAAACTGGACGGATCGCCAATATTTATAATGAGCTGACCGCCCGCAGCCGAGAGATAGAAGACAATTTGATAGACAGCAAAAAGTGCGCCTCGGTTGGCGTTGGTGGCCCGACTGGAAAACCAGCTCTCAATGACCACAAGAACTCCAGCGATGCTAAAGCCCGAAATCACCCTCAGAATTGCCCAGAAAATTTCGGAAACAGCCATCGGATACAGTAGCGAAGCAACCGCCGAGATGGCCGCAAACACCGCAAATGCGCGAATATGGCCTACCCGGCCAATAATCCTGTGAACGTAAAGAGTGCCGAGAACAAAACCGATGGAATAGCACACCAGAATCCAGCCAATGATATCGGGCGAGACAGACTCAATACTCAGCCGAATACCCAGCAACGTCATCAGGAAGGCATTGCCACTGACGAGCAAAACGATGCTCAGGATAAGGGCAGACAGGGAGGTGACCATTCGGGTCATTGCAGATGCTCCGGGTGGTTCGGGAGAAACTATGATTGAAGGAAATAGGTTAGCATTGAGACCCGAATTCTGCCGGGCACGTATTAGACCAGCAGGAACTGACAAGGACCACTAGGCACTTCCCGAAATCTGTGGACGGTGTCTCAAAACGGCTACAAGGCTTTCGCGGCGCGGTTTAACAGGGTTTTACATTAATGTGCCGTAACAGACCGTCGTTGCCAGAGCAGGTAACATTGACGCGAGCTATTCATTGGACTCATGAGCGCCTGGTTATGAAAAAAACGGACTGGCCCATCCGCTGGGATTTGCTACTTCGCTATCGACTGATTGAAACCATTGCCTTGTGGGAGGGTCGACTGACCACCAACCACATCTGTCATAGCTTTGGCATCGGTCGTCAGCAAGCGTCCAAGGACATCAACACCTACCTGCGCGAACTGGCTCCAGGTAACCTCGTCTACGATCGTCACCTTAAAGGTTATGTTCCTGCAGAGCTATTCCGACCGGTGGTCACCCACGGTCAGGTTGGCGAATACCTGGATCTGCTGGCACGACAGCAGAACCTGAGCAGCACCTTTGAATCTCTCAATATCGGCTTACCTGACAGTGCCGTCGTCCAGGGACCAAACCGGGTAATTTCCCCGTGGACAATGCGGGCGGTTGTCTCCGCCACACGCTACGGTCGCCAGATGAAGGCAAGCTATGTATCACTGAGCCGGCCGGAAGCGGTGGAAAGCATTCTGGAACCACACACTCTGGTATGTACTGGAAACAGCTGGCACCTGCGTGCCTGGTGCGACTCCAACCGGGAATTCCGGGACTTTGCCCTGAGCCGCTTCCACAGACCGCCAGAAGCATTGCGCCAGCGTGCCAAGCATACCCGCCAGCACGACGACGACTGGAACCGGGAAGTGACCATGGTAGTCACGCCCGACCCACGCCTGACCGAAGCACAGCAGGAAATCATTGCCCGGGACTACGGCATGAAACAGGGCTGCCTTGAGGTCAGCTCACGCGCAGCACTGGCACCGTATGTTCTGTCCCGCCTCGGGATCACCCTGGACAACCAGCATCCCGACCCTCTTGTCCAACAGCTTGAACTGGCCAACCCTGACCAGTTGGGCTTTGGCAGCAAACGGGAGCGGGCCCTGAAAGCGGTCGCGGGCGTCTGCTAGTATGCAGGTGTGACAGTCGTCAGTGCCCGCTTCCTTATCCATGCTCTCATCCTGCTGGTCCTGCCCTGGGTAGAGCCGGCAGCTGCTGATTGTGGCAAACCGGCAACCCCCATTGCCCGGATCCAGGGCGCCGGCGATCAATCTCCAATGGCAGGCCAGACCGTCAGCGTCGAAGGGATTCTTACCCTGGACTCCAGAGCAGAAGGCGGTTTTCGCGGTTTTTATCTACAGCAGGCCGATCACCAGGCTGACGACAGCCCGCTGACGTCTGAAGCACTGTTCATTTATACGAACCGACAACCCGGGAAACCCGGTGATCGATTGAGATTAACCGGCACGGTGAAGGAATATCATGGCCTCACCGAGCTGACAAAAATCAGCACACTGATCGTCTGCGGTCGAGAAACGCTGCCCCAACCGATCCCGCTATCACTGCCCTGGCAAGATAATCCCGAGACGCGGGAAAACATGCGGGTGGAGTTTCGCCAGCCACTGACCATTATCGACAACTACGACCTCGCCCGTTATGGCGAGCTGACCCTTGCCGCTGGCGACCAGGTCATCGCCACCGAGTACCGATCTCCGTCCCGGCCCACCAAACTGGTCAGCAGACAGCAAAGCCGGCAACGTGTGTTACTGGACGATGGTAAGGGAGAGCAGAATCCGATGCCGGTACCCTGGCCGCCGGGCGGCCTCGTTCCCGAACGGACAGTCCGGGCCGGAGATACTGTCACCGGCCTCGCCGGTGTCCTGGATTTTCGCTATGGCGACTGGCGAGTCCAGCCGGAAGCCAGCCCCGATTTCACTAGCGCCAATCCGCGCCTGCCGCCGCCACCGCTCCCCTCTGGCAACCATATTCGTGTACTGAGCATGAACATGCAGAACTATTTTAACGGCAATGGCGATGGGAAAGGTTTTCCAACATCGCGAGGCGCAACGACTCAGGCAGATTTCAAGGAACAGCACCGTCGCGTTGTGAACGCACTGCTGACGCCGGACCCGGACATCCTTGCTCTCACGGAAATTGAGAATGACGGTTACGGACCCAATAGTGCCGTCGGCTCGCTGGCCGAAGCACTGGGGCCTGACTGGCGAGTTGTTGCTACGCCCGGACTTGATGGCAGCGACCAGATCCGCACCGTCCTGCTGTACCGAAACGATCGGATCATGACGATCGGCAAACCCGCCAGGCTGACCTCGGGCCCCTTCCGGATCCATGGCCGGCCACCCGTAGTACAGGCGTTTCAGCGCCATGGGAGCAGAGCCAGTGTGCGGATAGTGGCGCTGCACCTGAAATCCAAATCCTGCCGCGGCGCAACCGGCGCTAACCTGGACCAAGGCATCGGTGAAGGTTGCTACGCGCAGCGACGGTCCGAGGCAGCGCTGGCCATTGCGGACTGGCTGAAGACAGTTGCGGCAACAAAGACCCTGGCAGGCACGCTTATTACCGGAGACTTCAACAGCTACACGAGGGAAAACACCCTGGAGGTGTTCCGAAACGCAGGATTCACCAGCATGGTACACCGGTTCCACCCATGCGATGCCGGCTCATGCCCTCACTACACCTATCGCTACAAGGGTGAAAAAGGATCGCTCGACTATGCCCTGGCGTCCGACTCCCTGAAGCCCCACATTCTGAGCGCCCATACCTGGCTGATCAACGCCGACGAACCCCGCGCGATGGGTTATCAAAGTTTGCTGAATCCCGTTGAGCCTCTTCCCTGGCGCTCCTCCGACCACAATCCGGTCATCACCGATATCGGCCTCTGAGAGATATTTCTCCCACCCCGGTCCGGCGGGTCAATTGGCCCCTATGGCCCATTGACCCGTCAGCACAGTCATGGGGGAAGGACCCCGGACACGTCATAATCAACATGGATTTCCGACTCCCTTGCATAACAAGAATCAACCTAACGAGGAAACCCCATGCGCGCCTCAGTCTCTGCTGCACAGGACCTGGGTATGCCAGCCATCTATCTGCATTTGCTGGCAGAGCTTCTTCATACCATCGGTGTTGACGAACGGGACCTGCTGCTCCGGGTCGGGCTTGATCCTGCGCGATTGAACGCTACGGAGCGCAGGGTAAGCCAGACCCAGGCCAGCGAATTTGTGACGCGGGCAATTGTCGAGAGCGGCGAACCGGCGCTCGGAATCATGCTTGCGGGAAAGCTGAAGCTGTCCCTGCATGGTGCCCTGGGGACCGCCGTCATGAGCAGCCGGACCCTCGAAGAGGCGCTGGAACTGATTGCCCGCTACCTGACTCTTCGGGCACCGCACCTGCAGGTCAACAGACAACTGTTGGGCGGAAACGCCTGGTATACAGTCACGTGCGATATCGACCTGGGGCCGTTGCAAAGCTTCATTCTGGATGCCATGTTGTTCGGCTGCGTTTCCATGGGCACACAACTGACTGGCGCAATTATCGAAGGGTCGCGAATTATGCGTCGGGGCCCGGAGCCCGCTTACTTCCACCGTTTCCGCCAGCGGATAGCCGTTCCAGTTGAGTATGATGCCACAGACGACGCGCTGGTAATTCCGGTCACCGAACTGGACCGGCCTGTCCGTTTCACGGACGACCAGTTGGCAGCCTCTTCACGGGCACAGTGTGAAGAAGCCCTGAGGCAACTGACCGAAGATGCCGGCTTCGCCTGTCGGGTTCGGCGGGTGATAGAAACCAGTTATCCGTTCCCCCCCAAACTGGCGCGGGTCGCTCGGACACTGTTCATGTCAGAGCGCACTCTCAAGCGGCGGCTGCAGGAAGAAAGTGCCAGCTTTCAGAATCTGGTGGACCAGGTGCGGCTGGAACGGGCCGGAGAGTTGCTGAGCAATACCGGCATGAATCTCAGCCAGATCGCCGATGCCCTTGGTTACGCAGATGCCGCGAACTTCACCCGCGCCTTTAAGCGCTGGACAGGCATCAACCCGAGTCACTATCGGACAAAGGCACGGCAAGCCACGGGGCCGGGAAGGGAGCCTCTGGCGCTGACCATCTGAATCAGTCGATACCGATGATCTTGTGCATTTGCAGCGTCAGACGCCACCGGGGGTGGGCGAGGCAGTAGTCTGTGGCCTTGCGGGTATTGCTCAGTTGGACCGGGTCGCCACCACTCTCCTCAGCAACCGGCGATGCCATGGGAGACAGGAAATAGTGCCTGGCCCGAATAGCCAGAAAGCGCTCGGGCATAGCCTGAGGCTGGGGATACACCAGCTTGAGCTCATCACAGGTTTCGATGACCACGGCAGCAT
This Marinobacter salinus DNA region includes the following protein-coding sequences:
- a CDS encoding DHA2 family efflux MFS transporter permease subunit, translating into MTDNTVEGLKARYGDRWRWLAVTTVMLGTMATVLSATVVNVALHDIMLEFGIRQGQVHWLATGFIAAMTTTMLASTWLLDHFGVRKTLAGAMFMFTVISIAGGFAVSPEQLIAARVGQGAMAGLMQPMGMYLVFRIFPRDKRGQAMGIYGMGVILAPALGPVLGGFLVDQLNWRYVMFAPAPVTIIGVFMAWRFLPLPPSRPKPYRFDLAGLLLLGATIGLSLDTLNRLQDLSGQQLRVAIGGGLAALFLLLFVMRERRTRHPLINITLLRKPTFLFANIGAMALGLALFGSTYLVPLFVQTALDFSATEAGLLMLPAGIVLGMTFPLAGRLADKQSARKLVIFGIALFACSAVLFALSDLSLAFGWLALWTILGRIGIGFMLPALSTGALNPLAQEELGAGSSTINFTRQLGGAFGVNMVALTIEFGEHSGGMPTINAFHSAWWLVAAFVAVAAIPVWKMRA
- a CDS encoding ExeM/NucH family extracellular endonuclease, with the translated sequence MTVVSARFLIHALILLVLPWVEPAAADCGKPATPIARIQGAGDQSPMAGQTVSVEGILTLDSRAEGGFRGFYLQQADHQADDSPLTSEALFIYTNRQPGKPGDRLRLTGTVKEYHGLTELTKISTLIVCGRETLPQPIPLSLPWQDNPETRENMRVEFRQPLTIIDNYDLARYGELTLAAGDQVIATEYRSPSRPTKLVSRQQSRQRVLLDDGKGEQNPMPVPWPPGGLVPERTVRAGDTVTGLAGVLDFRYGDWRVQPEASPDFTSANPRLPPPPLPSGNHIRVLSMNMQNYFNGNGDGKGFPTSRGATTQADFKEQHRRVVNALLTPDPDILALTEIENDGYGPNSAVGSLAEALGPDWRVVATPGLDGSDQIRTVLLYRNDRIMTIGKPARLTSGPFRIHGRPPVVQAFQRHGSRASVRIVALHLKSKSCRGATGANLDQGIGEGCYAQRRSEAALAIADWLKTVAATKTLAGTLITGDFNSYTRENTLEVFRNAGFTSMVHRFHPCDAGSCPHYTYRYKGEKGSLDYALASDSLKPHILSAHTWLINADEPRAMGYQSLLNPVEPLPWRSSDHNPVITDIGL
- a CDS encoding AraC family transcriptional regulator — protein: MRASVSAAQDLGMPAIYLHLLAELLHTIGVDERDLLLRVGLDPARLNATERRVSQTQASEFVTRAIVESGEPALGIMLAGKLKLSLHGALGTAVMSSRTLEEALELIARYLTLRAPHLQVNRQLLGGNAWYTVTCDIDLGPLQSFILDAMLFGCVSMGTQLTGAIIEGSRIMRRGPEPAYFHRFRQRIAVPVEYDATDDALVIPVTELDRPVRFTDDQLAASSRAQCEEALRQLTEDAGFACRVRRVIETSYPFPPKLARVARTLFMSERTLKRRLQEESASFQNLVDQVRLERAGELLSNTGMNLSQIADALGYADAANFTRAFKRWTGINPSHYRTKARQATGPGREPLALTI
- a CDS encoding helix-turn-helix transcriptional regulator; this translates as MKKTDWPIRWDLLLRYRLIETIALWEGRLTTNHICHSFGIGRQQASKDINTYLRELAPGNLVYDRHLKGYVPAELFRPVVTHGQVGEYLDLLARQQNLSSTFESLNIGLPDSAVVQGPNRVISPWTMRAVVSATRYGRQMKASYVSLSRPEAVESILEPHTLVCTGNSWHLRAWCDSNREFRDFALSRFHRPPEALRQRAKHTRQHDDDWNREVTMVVTPDPRLTEAQQEIIARDYGMKQGCLEVSSRAALAPYVLSRLGITLDNQHPDPLVQQLELANPDQLGFGSKRERALKAVAGVC
- a CDS encoding MarR family transcriptional regulator → MRDQFPFAVARVTRRWRKMLDERLKDLGVTQARWSTMVYLEKGGEGLTQRELASLMAIENPTLVRLLDSLEQQGLIERRPCPNDRRARRLHLTDAGRKFMDVLSDRAEKLREEMLEGISDEEIECTVKVFQRIMENAEKQR
- a CDS encoding MFS transporter, producing MTRMVTSLSALILSIVLLVSGNAFLMTLLGIRLSIESVSPDIIGWILVCYSIGFVLGTLYVHRIIGRVGHIRAFAVFAAISAVASLLYPMAVSEIFWAILRVISGFSIAGVLVVIESWFSSRATNANRGALFAVYQIVFYLSAAGGQLIINIGDPSSFMPFSIAAILLTLALVPLSMTRMEAPAIEQVQRISFFTLARESFSGIAGALTCGVMIGGFYALGPVYATLVGLEVAKISTFMASAIVAAMLLAWPLGRLCDHFDRRRVMFWVAVLAAASATAVAVLGAGNIWLLTLFVGLFTGLSATLYPVAVAITNDRMESNRIVAASATLLLSYGVGSVIGPVAMAELINLLGPSGLFFGNAGFLLVLAVITSYRISHTEDIAVADQEHFVAAMPETSVVLTEMDPRNEDFHAAPDDGGIETEELRQHS